In one Rhodococcus sp. KBS0724 genomic region, the following are encoded:
- a CDS encoding type II toxin-antitoxin system RelE/ParE family toxin: MARSAARSLKQTLPEKVAAAVYEFITGPLLENPRRVGKVLVPPLAPAYSARRGSYRVLYLIDERSRRVTVTAVSHRADVYRT; the protein is encoded by the coding sequence GTGGCTCGCTCCGCCGCGCGTTCACTGAAGCAAACCTTGCCGGAGAAGGTTGCGGCAGCGGTGTACGAATTCATTACCGGACCGCTACTTGAGAACCCACGCAGAGTCGGCAAGGTGCTCGTACCGCCTCTGGCGCCGGCCTATTCGGCCCGCCGTGGTTCTTATCGGGTGCTGTATCTGATCGACGAGCGCTCCCGCCGGGTCACTGTCACGGCGGTCTCACATCGCGCAGATGTTTACCGCACCTGA
- a CDS encoding DUF2637 domain-containing protein, translating into MLTGVITVASFVLSFAALWDLFTQVGQPRELSWLFAILLDGAILQATISVVWLADAPGEKGRSDRRFFWIVLIFSATASIFGNALHAYTNHAPGFNPWLAAVIATIAPVALLFSSHGLTILARRSRPHPTPSLIASKNETAIPLPAIPEANEEEVTGDPSTDPSKEDFNAPEELSESEIKKFASNEDRKEYALALNASGSSMTDIAAAVDRSPSTIYRWIDEAKESRPLVPQGRQLTNVG; encoded by the coding sequence GTGCTCACTGGAGTCATCACGGTGGCCTCATTCGTACTCAGCTTCGCGGCCTTGTGGGACCTCTTCACGCAAGTCGGACAACCTAGAGAGCTCTCATGGTTGTTCGCAATCCTGCTCGACGGCGCCATTCTGCAAGCCACAATTTCGGTCGTCTGGCTTGCTGACGCGCCAGGGGAGAAGGGGAGAAGCGATCGTCGCTTCTTCTGGATAGTGCTGATCTTCTCCGCGACCGCCAGCATCTTCGGCAACGCACTGCACGCGTATACCAACCACGCGCCAGGATTCAATCCATGGTTGGCCGCTGTCATCGCAACCATCGCACCGGTAGCCCTGCTGTTCTCATCCCATGGACTGACGATTCTGGCTCGTCGATCACGACCACATCCCACTCCCTCCTTGATCGCCAGCAAAAATGAAACAGCAATCCCTCTGCCGGCTATCCCTGAGGCGAACGAGGAGGAAGTAACGGGGGATCCCTCGACCGATCCATCCAAAGAAGACTTCAATGCGCCAGAAGAGCTCTCAGAGTCCGAAATCAAGAAATTCGCTTCAAATGAGGACAGAAAAGAGTATGCACTTGCCCTGAACGCGAGTGGATCGTCGATGACAGACATCGCAGCAGCCGTCGACCGGTCCCCATCCACCATCTATCGGTGGATCGACGAGGCGAAAGAAAGCCGTCCGCTCGTCCCTCAAGGACGCCAGCTAACGAATGTCGGTTAA
- a CDS encoding LacI family DNA-binding transcriptional regulator — MNGEDHTLKKPVTLRAVAQKAGVSIATVSKALNGLHVSAVNYARVHRAAESLGYTPNVGARGLRGARTMSIGVVINFDVHPGIELMTLIDKTVEDMERGGYGVLLATSRPGGTDVDSLLRRMFERRVDGLFYWNAQPAKSLMLYREAGIPVLAVAFRSPECSDLPLISADSRQAYTDLFSTLHDLGHRMVVDLSGEISSRGHEVGARARSIEYQRLDIGFEREDVRRLVRSIAGRPLGPTAVIAPYPTALQVLSVCDELDVVIPDELSLVSVMDSEATSLLRVPLSAMSMDYQSLGSAASQAMLDKLAGGEIRDIVLSEAVELIQRSSIGPAPRRP, encoded by the coding sequence GTGAATGGTGAGGATCACACACTGAAGAAGCCGGTCACCCTGCGTGCCGTCGCCCAGAAGGCCGGCGTTTCGATCGCAACGGTGTCCAAGGCTCTGAACGGGTTACACGTGTCGGCAGTGAACTATGCCCGTGTCCACAGGGCGGCCGAGTCTTTGGGATATACCCCCAATGTCGGGGCACGTGGTCTCAGGGGTGCACGAACAATGTCGATCGGTGTGGTTATCAATTTCGATGTGCATCCTGGTATCGAGTTGATGACTCTGATCGACAAGACGGTCGAGGACATGGAACGCGGTGGTTACGGCGTGCTGTTGGCGACATCCCGGCCGGGTGGAACCGATGTCGACAGTCTGTTGCGTCGGATGTTCGAGCGGCGGGTTGACGGCCTCTTCTATTGGAATGCGCAGCCTGCCAAGTCGTTGATGCTCTACCGAGAAGCCGGGATACCAGTCTTGGCAGTCGCATTCCGGAGTCCGGAATGTAGTGACCTTCCGTTGATCTCGGCCGACAGCCGTCAGGCGTATACCGATCTCTTCAGCACGCTTCACGATCTCGGTCATCGAATGGTCGTCGATCTCAGTGGTGAGATATCTTCTCGTGGACATGAGGTTGGGGCACGCGCCCGGTCGATCGAGTATCAGCGACTCGATATCGGATTCGAGCGAGAAGATGTCCGTAGATTAGTGCGTTCCATTGCCGGACGTCCCCTCGGTCCGACTGCGGTGATCGCGCCCTACCCGACAGCGCTACAAGTGCTGTCGGTATGTGATGAACTCGACGTGGTAATACCCGACGAACTGTCCCTGGTTTCGGTCATGGATTCCGAGGCGACCTCGCTACTGCGGGTTCCATTGTCCGCGATGAGCATGGATTATCAGTCATTGGGATCAGCAGCGTCGCAGGCGATGCTGGACAAACTCGCCGGCGGCGAAATCCGCGACATCGTTCTGTCGGAAGCAGTCGAGCTGATCCAACGTAGTTCGATCGGACCAGCACCACGCCGACCATGA
- a CDS encoding transposase: MLAPSLLAIPGCGALTAAKIIGETAQVGRFHSKDAFARHNAGRAVTSVVVESCATSSLAHREPANQCRYSPDRSDSSTVPRTRPRVARPTPKER, translated from the coding sequence GTGCTGGCGCCGTCCTTGCTGGCGATCCCGGGCTGCGGCGCGTTGACCGCGGCGAAGATCATCGGTGAGACCGCGCAGGTCGGCCGATTCCACTCCAAGGATGCGTTCGCCCGCCACAACGCCGGCCGCGCCGTTACCAGTGTGGTCGTCGAATCATGCGCGACATCGTCTCTCGCGCACAGGGAACCGGCAAATCAATGCAGGTATTCACCGGATCGCTCTGACTCAAGCACGGTGCCACGCACCCGCCCGCGAGTTGCTCGACCGACGCCGAAAGAACGGTGA
- a CDS encoding type II toxin-antitoxin system Phd/YefM family antitoxin, with translation MTTLPVADARAQLSRLVDEAERTHERFEITRNGHRAAVLLGADDYDALRETIAVLADESLLADHLTGIADVEAGETLDAAGLAEFLGKTEE, from the coding sequence ATGACAACTCTTCCGGTGGCTGACGCCAGGGCACAACTGTCCCGTCTCGTCGACGAGGCAGAGCGCACGCATGAACGGTTCGAGATCACTCGCAATGGACACCGGGCCGCAGTGCTTCTCGGTGCTGACGATTACGACGCGCTTCGTGAGACGATCGCTGTGCTGGCCGATGAATCGCTGCTGGCGGACCATCTGACCGGCATCGCCGACGTCGAGGCCGGCGAGACTCTCGACGCTGCAGGTCTTGCCGAGTTCCTGGGCAAGACCGAGGAGTGA
- a CDS encoding YlcI/YnfO family protein yields the protein MSTQIAVRLPDEMVAFLDGEVSSHRASSRAALVLRALERERRRQIAARDAEILAQVPDQDDMDSLAAYAEDVSADLI from the coding sequence ATGAGTACGCAGATCGCGGTACGGTTACCCGACGAGATGGTGGCCTTTCTCGATGGTGAAGTGAGCAGTCACCGTGCGTCCTCGCGCGCAGCATTGGTGCTGCGTGCTCTGGAGCGTGAACGCCGCAGACAGATCGCCGCTCGGGATGCTGAGATTCTCGCTCAGGTGCCAGATCAGGATGATATGGATTCCCTGGCTGCGTATGCCGAAGATGTGTCGGCGGACCTGATCTGA
- a CDS encoding 3-keto-5-aminohexanoate cleavage protein, translated as MSVIITVAPTGPIASKSDNPTLPTQPQEIAEQVAKAYELGASVAHIHLRDENDQPTADLDVARRTMDLIRERCPILIQLSTGVGLTVPFKDREALVELRPAMATLNPCSMSFGAGEFLNPPKDVRRLATRMQELGIKPELEIYDTGHLDACLRLRDEGLLGEQLQFSIVLGVRGGMAATPANLTMMVDRLPSGAIWQVIAIGKANLELTAIGLALGGNCRAGLEDTLYLRKGELADGNSCLVERAATLARNLDRSVASIEQARVTLQIV; from the coding sequence ATGAGTGTCATCATCACCGTCGCACCGACCGGGCCGATTGCGTCGAAGTCCGACAATCCGACGCTGCCCACTCAACCGCAAGAGATCGCAGAGCAGGTTGCCAAGGCGTACGAACTCGGGGCTTCGGTCGCCCACATCCACCTGCGGGATGAAAATGATCAACCCACGGCCGATCTGGACGTAGCGCGCCGAACTATGGATCTGATCCGTGAACGATGCCCCATCCTCATCCAGCTCTCCACTGGGGTGGGGCTGACGGTGCCTTTCAAGGATCGGGAAGCTCTCGTCGAGCTGCGTCCGGCGATGGCCACACTGAATCCATGCAGCATGAGCTTCGGAGCAGGCGAGTTCCTCAACCCGCCGAAAGATGTTCGGCGACTTGCCACACGGATGCAAGAACTTGGCATCAAACCTGAACTCGAGATCTACGACACGGGCCATCTTGATGCCTGCCTTCGTCTACGCGACGAAGGCCTGCTTGGCGAACAGCTGCAGTTCAGCATCGTGCTCGGCGTCCGAGGTGGGATGGCGGCGACACCCGCCAACCTGACGATGATGGTCGACCGCCTCCCGAGCGGAGCAATCTGGCAGGTGATCGCGATCGGCAAGGCCAACCTCGAACTCACTGCCATCGGGCTCGCGCTCGGCGGGAACTGCCGCGCGGGTCTCGAGGACACCCTCTACCTACGGAAAGGTGAGCTCGCCGACGGTAACTCGTGCCTTGTCGAGCGAGCGGCTACCTTGGCCCGCAACCTCGATCGGAGCGTCGCCAGCATCGAGCAGGCGCGAGTCACCCTTCAGATCGTCTGA
- a CDS encoding amidohydrolase family protein, with protein MTAATDLPKIISVDDHVIEPPTLFERWLPRKYQDRAPRVERKMISKASGLYDGLVEDPDGDPGDVWFFGSSVYVLRRPILILKDVETTAAMRGSEPVTFDEMDPACYDPKARLDAMTSQHVEASLAFPTFPRFCGQALSEQTTDDRVFGLACVEAYNNFMVEEWCGDSDGRMIPLPVVPLWDPVLAAAEVRRNAARGVRAVAFSEIVGHLGYPSIHNKNWDPFFEACEETETVICMHIGSSSKMMPLPPEAPDIIAPTLQFTNSYTSMADFVFSGVLDRYPALKLAYSEGQAGWMPYAIERMDHAYLHHTWGHGDHKIEELPSTYIRRNMFGCIFADRHAIENAALIGDKNIMFEVDFPHADGPYPRTLEHLSAQFEGIDAATTYRIVRGNANQLFGLGLDSHLDLNGNRLN; from the coding sequence ATGACTGCGGCAACCGATCTACCGAAAATAATCAGCGTCGACGACCATGTGATCGAACCCCCGACGCTGTTCGAGCGGTGGCTTCCACGCAAGTATCAGGACCGTGCGCCACGCGTCGAGCGCAAGATGATCAGCAAGGCCTCCGGTCTCTATGATGGGCTGGTAGAGGATCCTGACGGTGATCCGGGCGACGTGTGGTTCTTCGGGAGTTCGGTATACGTCCTTCGCCGTCCCATTCTGATTCTGAAGGATGTCGAGACCACTGCTGCGATGCGTGGGTCAGAGCCGGTGACTTTCGATGAGATGGACCCGGCATGCTACGACCCGAAGGCGCGACTGGATGCGATGACCTCGCAACATGTCGAGGCGTCTTTGGCGTTCCCGACGTTCCCGCGGTTCTGTGGCCAGGCGCTGAGTGAGCAGACCACAGATGATCGGGTGTTCGGTTTGGCATGTGTGGAGGCGTACAACAACTTCATGGTGGAAGAGTGGTGCGGTGATTCTGATGGCAGGATGATTCCACTGCCGGTTGTGCCGCTGTGGGATCCCGTCCTTGCGGCAGCCGAGGTCCGCCGTAACGCTGCCCGCGGAGTGCGCGCGGTGGCCTTCAGTGAGATCGTTGGACACCTGGGCTATCCCAGCATTCACAACAAGAACTGGGATCCGTTCTTTGAGGCGTGTGAGGAGACGGAGACAGTCATCTGCATGCACATAGGCTCGTCATCGAAGATGATGCCGTTGCCGCCTGAGGCACCTGACATCATCGCGCCGACCCTGCAGTTCACGAACTCGTACACCTCGATGGCCGACTTCGTCTTCTCCGGCGTTCTCGATCGTTACCCAGCTCTCAAACTCGCATACTCTGAGGGGCAGGCGGGATGGATGCCGTACGCCATCGAGCGGATGGATCACGCGTATCTGCACCACACGTGGGGGCATGGCGATCACAAGATCGAGGAACTTCCGTCGACGTACATTCGCCGCAACATGTTCGGCTGCATCTTTGCCGATCGTCACGCGATTGAGAACGCGGCACTCATCGGTGACAAGAACATCATGTTCGAAGTCGACTTCCCGCACGCCGACGGGCCGTATCCGCGCACTCTCGAGCACCTTAGTGCTCAGTTTGAGGGAATCGACGCTGCGACGACGTATCGCATCGTCCGCGGCAATGCCAATCAACTGTTTGGTCTCGGGCTTGACAGCCATCTTGATCTGAATGGCAATCGGTTGAACTGA
- a CDS encoding flavin reductase family protein: MSGALTPRVLRHAFGMFPSGVTAVCALIDDVPVGIAASSFVSVSIEPPLVSVCVAKTSTTWPVLRRAKQLGISVLSAEHGFVARALSSKTGNRFDCVSWESTTAGAVLVHGSALWLECNIQQEVDAGDHVIVVLTITSITSYPDIAPMVFHSSKFRKLEA; encoded by the coding sequence ATGAGCGGTGCACTGACCCCCCGGGTTCTTCGACATGCATTCGGAATGTTTCCGAGCGGAGTCACTGCGGTCTGCGCACTGATAGACGATGTCCCTGTCGGTATCGCAGCCAGTTCATTTGTCTCGGTGTCCATCGAGCCACCGCTGGTATCGGTCTGCGTCGCAAAAACTTCTACCACGTGGCCAGTACTGCGGCGAGCGAAACAGTTGGGAATCAGCGTCCTGTCAGCCGAACACGGTTTCGTTGCCCGGGCACTCTCATCGAAGACAGGTAACCGATTCGACTGCGTCAGTTGGGAATCGACTACAGCGGGCGCTGTTCTGGTCCATGGCTCGGCGTTGTGGCTCGAGTGCAACATCCAACAAGAAGTCGACGCAGGTGACCACGTGATCGTCGTTCTGACGATCACCTCCATCACGTCTTACCCAGACATCGCACCTATGGTGTTCCATTCGAGCAAGTTCAGAAAGCTCGAAGCATAA
- a CDS encoding nucleotidyl transferase AbiEii/AbiGii toxin family protein, protein MNISELAVAKDYWVCEALRAVVSHAADDLVFKGGTSLEKMRLVQRFSEDLDLLVTGRYGNKRATERALKRMCEAAADAIPGAVALKPENGSGGEKGAEGTDDSFWRKVYIEVPLAPELDTMGIADPTRIMLEFGQAGGPTPTQVMPVTSLLGRELEAAGVPIAAYPDLASFEVRMLHPGRTLIEKLLRMNNFVARTRGGRGQADGWSRIGRQLYDVWALLGDHTVLELLSDKETARAIVRDCIVVSQAYPLPDEEPPVGGFAASEIFSREWRHSGVLRVEHEKAMRGLYYGVDAPSFDVVLDRVEEYRSLLDVNSSDRT, encoded by the coding sequence TTGAACATTTCGGAGTTGGCGGTCGCCAAGGACTACTGGGTGTGCGAGGCACTGCGCGCTGTTGTTTCGCATGCCGCCGATGACCTCGTCTTCAAGGGCGGCACCAGCCTGGAGAAGATGCGTCTCGTGCAACGGTTTTCCGAAGATCTCGACTTGTTGGTCACCGGCCGGTACGGCAACAAGCGGGCAACCGAACGAGCATTGAAACGCATGTGTGAGGCTGCAGCGGACGCAATTCCCGGTGCGGTCGCGCTCAAACCTGAAAACGGTTCCGGCGGAGAGAAAGGGGCCGAGGGCACCGACGACAGCTTTTGGCGCAAGGTCTATATCGAAGTGCCTCTCGCTCCGGAGTTGGACACGATGGGGATCGCCGATCCGACCCGCATCATGCTCGAGTTCGGTCAGGCAGGGGGACCGACACCGACACAGGTGATGCCGGTGACCAGTCTGCTCGGACGTGAACTCGAGGCTGCGGGTGTGCCGATCGCGGCGTATCCGGATCTGGCAAGTTTTGAGGTGCGGATGTTGCATCCGGGCCGGACGTTGATCGAAAAATTGTTGCGTATGAACAATTTCGTGGCACGAACCCGCGGCGGTAGGGGACAGGCCGATGGGTGGTCGAGGATCGGACGGCAACTCTACGACGTGTGGGCGTTGCTCGGTGACCACACCGTGCTGGAGTTGTTGTCCGACAAGGAGACCGCTCGTGCGATCGTTCGTGACTGCATCGTCGTCTCGCAGGCCTATCCGCTGCCGGATGAGGAACCTCCGGTAGGGGGATTCGCGGCCTCGGAAATCTTTTCCCGCGAGTGGAGACATTCGGGGGTGCTGCGGGTGGAGCATGAGAAAGCGATGCGGGGCCTCTACTACGGCGTGGATGCGCCCTCGTTCGATGTGGTGCTCGATCGAGTAGAAGAGTATCGCAGCTTACTTGATGTGAACAGTTCCGATCGGACCTGA
- a CDS encoding DDE-type integrase/transposase/recombinase: MDARGVEVSYAMIRAWCVRFRPEFARRPRRSQLQAEGKWHLDEVFVKIGGVQEYLWRAVDQYGNVLDILIQSKRDSEAATRFFRKLLKKQGRRL; encoded by the coding sequence ATGGACGCTCGCGGGGTCGAGGTGTCGTACGCGATGATCCGCGCTTGGTGCGTCCGGTTCAGGCCCGAATTCGCCCGCCGGCCACGTCGCAGTCAGCTGCAGGCCGAGGGCAAGTGGCACCTTGATGAGGTGTTCGTCAAGATCGGTGGAGTCCAGGAGTACTTGTGGAGGGCAGTCGATCAGTACGGCAACGTCCTCGACATATTGATCCAGTCCAAGCGAGACAGTGAGGCTGCGACCAGGTTCTTCAGGAAACTACTGAAGAAACAAGGCCGTCGACTGTAG
- a CDS encoding DUF952 domain-containing protein translates to MESADLRGLTDDLRRGQRAAARDRQQGRRQHGGPGSDLGGEFINLDRQAAKSDTCASTLTKALARSIFAGFIHAATAGDLEYVLATVYGDLRLPLVVVVIDQDALLAAGVSISWDERSPSPPGTGTRVPRILGEIPLDPDIVLDVLPIEEVG, encoded by the coding sequence GTGGAATCGGCCGACCTGCGCGGTCTCACCGATGATCTTCGCCGCGGTCAACGCGCCGCAGCCCGGGATCGCCAGCAAGGACGGCGCCAGCACGGTGGTCCGGGAAGTGATCTCGGCGGCGAGTTCATCAATCTCGACCGTCAGGCGGCGAAGTCCGACACATGCGCCTCAACTTTGACAAAGGCGCTGGCCCGATCCATTTTCGCCGGCTTTATCCACGCTGCCACTGCTGGGGATCTCGAGTATGTTCTCGCGACAGTGTACGGAGACCTCCGACTTCCACTGGTAGTGGTGGTTATCGATCAGGATGCCCTCCTTGCTGCGGGGGTCTCGATCAGCTGGGACGAGCGCAGCCCATCGCCTCCTGGTACAGGCACGCGAGTTCCCCGGATCTTGGGAGAAATACCGCTGGATCCGGACATCGTCCTCGATGTTCTCCCGATCGAGGAAGTCGGCTAG
- a CDS encoding acyl-CoA dehydrogenase family protein encodes MTPTELQLLAEIRTLSRGPFTDRAARLDREGALSAENMSALKELGIPGMGLPVERGGLGVSPEARTRIMEELAYGDGSTAVAINMHVLNTDALVFAPSFAHRDTVLDDIAKNGSLMCFPGSVPLAELDTRPAGFRFVDTGDQLVANGKSGFGTMSDAASYVMAVGALEGIDGEDAQIVLALPKIDAPGVKVMGNWDAMGLRATASHDVSFTDVLIPKSQALITSPAEYRAASARSTGPTNTQDHRAGVLGLLGIWLGLARAAFDFTVEYSSKRYGFNAVPGAKITNEGMRSDQAWAQIEIGHMDHWIGTGDALLYDFIAKLSTQRDRAEDFTQELTRLTYHLRRMSEEVAQASMRVCGAHAYVKGRALERIFRDIVGGNVMALKTEQMAQSLGKGALGMEISFSGPAGS; translated from the coding sequence ATGACACCAACCGAGCTTCAACTGCTCGCGGAGATCAGAACCTTGTCACGAGGACCATTCACCGACCGCGCCGCAAGGCTCGACAGAGAAGGCGCCCTCTCCGCCGAGAACATGAGTGCGCTCAAGGAGCTCGGAATTCCTGGGATGGGGCTACCAGTCGAGCGCGGCGGCCTAGGAGTCAGCCCAGAGGCCCGCACTCGTATAATGGAGGAGCTCGCGTATGGGGACGGCTCGACCGCGGTAGCGATTAACATGCATGTGCTGAACACCGATGCATTGGTGTTCGCGCCGAGCTTCGCACATCGCGACACTGTGCTCGACGACATCGCCAAGAACGGCTCCCTCATGTGCTTTCCGGGCTCGGTTCCCCTCGCCGAACTCGATACACGTCCAGCCGGTTTCCGATTCGTCGACACCGGTGATCAACTCGTCGCGAACGGGAAGTCTGGCTTCGGCACCATGAGCGACGCTGCCTCGTACGTCATGGCCGTAGGCGCTCTCGAAGGCATCGATGGCGAGGATGCACAGATCGTGTTGGCTCTACCCAAGATCGACGCACCCGGCGTCAAGGTCATGGGCAACTGGGATGCCATGGGTTTGCGAGCTACCGCAAGCCACGACGTGTCATTTACCGATGTCTTGATTCCCAAAAGCCAAGCGCTGATTACCTCTCCAGCCGAATACCGGGCTGCCTCAGCACGCTCAACCGGCCCCACCAATACTCAGGATCATCGCGCCGGAGTGCTCGGACTGTTAGGGATATGGCTCGGGCTCGCCCGAGCTGCGTTCGACTTCACTGTCGAATATTCCAGCAAGCGTTACGGATTCAATGCAGTTCCCGGCGCGAAGATTACCAACGAGGGTATGCGTTCTGATCAGGCATGGGCACAGATCGAAATCGGCCACATGGACCATTGGATCGGGACCGGCGACGCATTGCTCTACGACTTCATCGCAAAACTGTCGACTCAACGGGACCGAGCGGAGGACTTCACGCAAGAACTGACGAGGCTGACCTATCACCTGCGCCGCATGAGCGAGGAAGTCGCACAGGCATCGATGCGCGTCTGCGGGGCCCACGCTTATGTTAAGGGCCGTGCACTCGAACGAATCTTCCGCGACATCGTCGGCGGTAACGTGATGGCATTAAAAACCGAACAAATGGCCCAGTCCCTCGGCAAAGGTGCACTCGGGATGGAAATTTCGTTCTCGGGTCCCGCCGGATCGTAA
- a CDS encoding type II toxin-antitoxin system PemK/MazF family toxin — protein MRPIHEAKLDKIRPVLVLTRELVRPHLTRVTVAPITTTILGLSTEVAVGRVNGLDGDSVINCDSITTIPVSALGLGIGYFFPAQEESLSEAIRAAFDLE, from the coding sequence ATGCGACCGATCCACGAAGCGAAGCTGGACAAAATTCGTCCCGTCCTCGTACTGACCCGAGAGTTGGTGCGCCCGCACTTGACCCGCGTGACAGTTGCGCCGATAACGACCACTATCCTCGGATTATCCACCGAGGTGGCGGTGGGCCGAGTGAACGGACTCGACGGCGATTCGGTGATCAATTGTGACAGCATCACGACCATCCCGGTGAGTGCGCTCGGCCTGGGAATCGGCTATTTCTTTCCGGCGCAAGAGGAATCGCTGTCAGAGGCGATTCGCGCCGCATTCGATCTCGAATGA
- a CDS encoding ParA family protein: protein MTSHRQARVLAIALQKGGVGKTTTATNLAVELTLLGLKVLLIDLDQQANATQGLGIELGSDDATMYEVLHEDRSERVALTEVIKASTHGPDVAPGDLALRKLERTGLGAGGQARLARELDALTGYDIVVIDCPPSLGELTTAAIAAADSVLATVSPGADELKALVGLGNTVLDVQEGLNADVDIHFVLVTNFDGRTQLAKDVRKNLRRDWPDEYLGEISQTIRVGEATAKQIPVSLHAPSSTAAGDYKRTARQIAERMKINV, encoded by the coding sequence ATGACCTCGCACAGACAAGCACGCGTACTTGCGATCGCACTCCAGAAGGGCGGCGTCGGAAAGACGACGACAGCTACCAACCTCGCCGTCGAGTTGACCCTCCTCGGACTCAAAGTCCTCCTGATCGATCTGGATCAACAGGCGAACGCAACGCAGGGACTCGGAATCGAACTCGGCAGCGACGACGCCACCATGTACGAGGTACTCCACGAAGACCGCTCGGAGCGTGTCGCTCTCACCGAAGTCATCAAGGCCAGCACACACGGACCGGACGTTGCCCCCGGCGACCTTGCACTGCGCAAGCTCGAACGAACCGGCCTCGGTGCCGGAGGGCAAGCCCGGTTGGCACGTGAACTCGACGCATTGACCGGTTACGACATCGTCGTCATCGACTGCCCACCGTCTTTGGGGGAGTTGACCACTGCAGCCATCGCAGCAGCGGACAGTGTCCTCGCCACCGTCTCACCAGGCGCAGACGAACTCAAAGCCCTCGTCGGGCTGGGAAACACAGTGCTCGATGTTCAGGAAGGACTGAACGCCGACGTCGACATCCATTTCGTGCTCGTGACGAACTTCGACGGACGCACCCAGCTCGCAAAGGACGTTCGCAAGAACCTACGACGCGACTGGCCGGACGAGTACCTCGGCGAGATCTCCCAAACCATCCGCGTGGGTGAGGCAACAGCGAAACAGATCCCGGTCTCGCTCCATGCCCCCAGCAGCACCGCAGCCGGCGACTACAAGAGAACAGCACGACAGATCGCTGAGAGGATGAAGATCAATGTCTAA